One candidate division WOR-3 bacterium genomic window, AAGGTACTTGGTATAACTTTGACTTCTAAACCCCTTTACAAAAATCACAGAGCCCCCCTTGCAGGCATTCCAGCAAAAGCAGCCTGGCAATACTTCGAAAAATTAGTCAGGAATGGTTTCAAGGTAGCAATTTGCGAACAATTGGGAGAAGGTAAAAAATTAATGGAAAGAGAAATCGTTGAGGTTCTAACTCCAGGAACCTTTTACCATCCAGACTTTAGCGATGAAACCGAGCACATCTTTATCGGGTCCTTAACAGCATTAAAGAGCAGGGGTTCTATTGCCATCGGTGACATAGGAACAGGTGAGATCTTTTTAGAAAATGGCAATGTTGAAGAATTGATGAATCTCGTCGAGACTTACAATGTGAGAGAGGTCCTTGTTGAAGATGAACTTTATTTCGAACTGCGGGATAGATACCCGCAGAATTACACCAGAATCGCTTCACCGCTCGTTGCTAAAGATTCAATGATAGAGAAAATCTGCAATTTTTTCGGCGTCCCCGATATCAAGATCATCAACTTGCAAGACGACCCTTTAGAGGTCAGATCCATTTTTAATCTTATAACCTACCTCGAAGAAAAGAAACCAGGCATGCTCAATCACCTGAAAACGATAAAACGCATTAACACTGAAAAAGTTTTAAAAATCGATGTCAAAACTGCAAAACACCTTGAACTATTACAAAAACCCTACGGTGACCTGGAAGACACCCTTTATGAGCACCTGAAAGAAACTATAACCCCACAGGGGAGCCGGTATCTTAAGGAAACCATTTTAACACCTCCAAAGGACATAAATTTAATCAATGAAAGACTATGCAAGGTCGAGTTTTTTGTTACAAACCGGGATAAGCATCAAAAGGTCCGTGAAATATTGAGAAAGATTTCTGACCTGGAAAGGATAATTTCCCGATTTTCAACTCAGAAATTTCATGTAAGGGACTTTTTGAGACTTGCTGAAAGTGTAAAGGCATACAAAGAAATACAAAACCTTTTAGGCAACGAAGATTTATTTGCTTTTCCTCAAATTTCAAAGGATTTTGAATCGCTAATCAAAACCATCGAATACACAATAGAAGATGATCCCACAGCCTCTCCGCCTGGATGGGTGAAGAAGGGTGTGAATCAAGAACTTGACGAACTAAAATTCCTTCTGTCCCACTCAAAAGAAAAACTTCTGGAGATGGAAAGAAAAGAGAGAGAAAAGACCGGAATTCCCAATCTTCGAATCGGATACAACCAAGTTTTTGGGTTTTACTATGAAGTAACAAAATCACACCTCGATAAAGTACCTTCCTACTTCATTAGGAAACAAACCCTTCAAAACGCCGAGAGATTCTATACAGAAGAATTAAAGGAACTTGAAGAAAAGCTCCTCTCCGCTGAAGAAAAAATTGTATCAATTGAAAAGGAGATTGTTGAGAACCTCAGGAATTCGGTGTTAGACTTCACAAGAGAGATCGTTGCATTGACCAATTTTATTAAAGAGTTAGACTTAATTCAAGCTTTTGCTGAAGTCTCAAGAAATTATAAATACATAAAGCCCGCAATAACGACGAATAAAAGGCTACTCATAAAGGATGGTAGACACCCTGTAGTAGAAAAGAATCTGAAATCTCCCTTTATCCCTAATGACACTGTGCTGGACACAGAGAATACCATTATGTACATTATAACCGGACCGAATATGTCAGGAAAGTCTACCTATTTGAGGCAAGTTGCCATAATTGTTATTATGGCTCATATGGGGTGTTTTGTTCCCGCCACATACGCAGAGATACCCCTTACCGATAGAATATTTGCAAGAATCGGTGCTTCTGATGACATCACAAAGGGGGTTTCGACCTTCATGGCAGAGATGCTCGAAACTGCAGAAATCATGCGAAATGCCACTTCTGATTCACTTTTGATCCTCGACGAAATTGGACGGGGGACCGCTACTACCGATGGTATCGCCATTGCGTGGGCTTGCGCTGAATACATATTGGAAAGGATAAAAGCAAAAACTCTTTTCGCAACACACTACCATGAACTTTCAGAAATTGCTCGGATACATCCACACGTAAAAAATTACCATATGAAAGTAGCAGAATGGGAAGGAAACATTGTATTTTTAAGAAAACTGGTCGAAGGTGTTGCCAACAAAAGTTATGGAATTCACGTGGCAGCCCTGTCGGGGCTTCCTAAAGAAATAATAGAACGCGCTAAGGAAATTGCAGGCCAACTGGAGAGGAAAGAAGCTGAATTACTTGAAAGAGTAAGATCAAATGTCAAGCAGCTCAACCTTTTTGAAAGAGTTGAGGCAAAAAAGAGTAGCTGTAAGATTTGCGAAGAGCTAACATCATTAGACATTGATGGAATAAGTCCAAGAGAGGCTTTAAACTTACTTTACAA contains:
- the mutS gene encoding DNA mismatch repair protein MutS, translated to MSETPLLTQYKSLKEKNKDTLLAFRIGDFYEFLYDDDQVASKVLGITLTSKPLYKNHRAPLAGIPAKAAWQYFEKLVRNGFKVAICEQLGEGKKLMEREIVEVLTPGTFYHPDFSDETEHIFIGSLTALKSRGSIAIGDIGTGEIFLENGNVEELMNLVETYNVREVLVEDELYFELRDRYPQNYTRIASPLVAKDSMIEKICNFFGVPDIKIINLQDDPLEVRSIFNLITYLEEKKPGMLNHLKTIKRINTEKVLKIDVKTAKHLELLQKPYGDLEDTLYEHLKETITPQGSRYLKETILTPPKDINLINERLCKVEFFVTNRDKHQKVREILRKISDLERIISRFSTQKFHVRDFLRLAESVKAYKEIQNLLGNEDLFAFPQISKDFESLIKTIEYTIEDDPTASPPGWVKKGVNQELDELKFLLSHSKEKLLEMERKEREKTGIPNLRIGYNQVFGFYYEVTKSHLDKVPSYFIRKQTLQNAERFYTEELKELEEKLLSAEEKIVSIEKEIVENLRNSVLDFTREIVALTNFIKELDLIQAFAEVSRNYKYIKPAITTNKRLLIKDGRHPVVEKNLKSPFIPNDTVLDTENTIMYIITGPNMSGKSTYLRQVAIIVIMAHMGCFVPATYAEIPLTDRIFARIGASDDITKGVSTFMAEMLETAEIMRNATSDSLLILDEIGRGTATTDGIAIAWACAEYILERIKAKTLFATHYHELSEIARIHPHVKNYHMKVAEWEGNIVFLRKLVEGVANKSYGIHVAALSGLPKEIIERAKEIAGQLERKEAELLERVRSNVKQLNLFERVEAKKSSCKICEELTSLDIDGISPREALNLLYKLREEVDKCLGS